One part of the Xylocopa sonorina isolate GNS202 chromosome 10, iyXylSono1_principal, whole genome shotgun sequence genome encodes these proteins:
- the LOC143428181 gene encoding odorant receptor 4-like, with amino-acid sequence MQVEKHQDISVNLCRFFLKNIGLWTAEDLAEERKRKVMIAYTIWCTTLALVVTLRDLYFTWIYNGDILYVLTNCLSAATACGKVYILLLHKVEFIDLIVYMREKFWNSSYDLEEREILDNSRKTCIFFVSSVTTIGMCVMLSYIATPFVTSRASNESERMLIFNMWLNIPISVPPNYELLLLLQVVTLYHIGICYFCVDNIFCMLAIHLTAQFRILQHRFTKLCDMDYEMSEKDQKLTLRNHTDRCYRKLNGYVRQHQALIEFSKKLENVYTMISFLQVLIFSVLICLFGYQILLADAPAARRTIFILLLIGAMFLLFMFTYSCGDVIEQSNGVAVGAYSTLWAITSMNNSGKMLRKDLIMVIARSRQVCCLTANGFFPVSLETYTSILSTAVSYFTLIKSHIEDVT; translated from the exons ATGCAAGTCGAAAAGCATCAGGATATATCGGTAAACTTGTGCAGATTCTTCTTGAAAAACATTGGGCTATGGACGGCGGAGGATCTAGCTGAGGAACGGAAGAGGAAGGTGATGATTGCTTACACGATTTGGTGCACAACACTTGCTCTTGTCGTCACATTAAGGGACTTGTATTTCACTTGGATCTACAACGGT GACATCCTTTACGTTTTGACTAACTGCCTGAGCGCGGCAACGGCTTGTGGCAAAGTATACATCTTACTGTTACACAAAGTGGAATTCATAGATCTGATAGTGTACATGCGAGAGAAATTCTGGAATAGCAGCTACGATTtagaagagagagagattctTGATAATTCCAGGAAGACTTGCATCTTTTTCGTCTCGTCTGTCACAACTATTGGGATGTGCGTTATGTTGTCTTATATAGCGACACCATTCGTTA CAAGTCGAGCAAGCAATGAATCCGAAAGGATGCTCATATTTAATATGTGGCTGAACATTCCAATATCGGTACCGCCTAATTACGAACTGTTGTTGCTTCTACAG GTTGTAACCTTATATCACATAGGCATCTGTTATTTTTGCGTTGATAACATTTTCTGCATGCTGGCCATCCACTTGACCGCTCAATTTCGGATACTTCAACACCGGTTCACGAAACTGTGCGATATGGATTACGAAATGAGCGAGAAGGACCAGAAATTAACGCTGAGAAATCATACGGACAGGTGTTACAGGAAACTTAATGGCTACGTTCGACAGCATCAGGCACTGATCGAATTTTCTAAAAAGCTCGAAAACGTGTACACTATGATATCGTTTCTTCAAGTGTTGATATTTAGCGTGTTGATCTGTTTGTTTGGCTATCAAATATTGCTG GCTGATGCCCCTGCAGCGAGACGCACcatttttattcttcttctGATTGGCGCGATGTTTCTGTTATTTATGTTCACGTACAGCTGCGGGGATGTGATAGAACAGAGCAATGGCGTTGCTGTAGGAGCGTATTCAACGCTGTGGGCCATTACGTCGATGAACAACTCCGGGAAGATGCTTCGAAAAGACTTGATTATGGTCATTGCGAGATCTAGACAAGTTTGTTGTCTGACTGCGAATGGATTTTTTCCTGTATCGCTCGAAACTTACACTTCG ATATTGAGTACTGCAGTATCGTATTTCACATTGATCAAAAGCCACATAGAAGATGTAACATAA
- the LOC143428133 gene encoding odorant receptor Or2-like, translating to MRLKYRRDISISVAVFFLKLVGFWYSACPAEKWLRNATTVYSAIALVFCMWAQIRDIYFSWGNFSDCAYIACMILVVVIDLIKLFVLVVHKKTFLRLIVYMQKHFWHFDYDDYETLIVADIKHMCVYFVCVFSFFCQSTDFLYTVRPIISNMGKNETERTLIFNMWLDLPLSTSPYFEITYVIQALALYHLSVCYICFDNILCIMCLHVAGQFRILQYRFFNTPSGQNEGKFDEDPVIDSSNCYATLKDCIRQHQALIQFCVTLDEIFKVFIFGQVLMFSTLISFLGYQVFLADLNPEWRSFFISFLMANISQLWIFTYSCDYLTRESLNVAPAVFHGPWIHLPMDKFGKMMRKDLQLVLIRSRRACCLSACGFFPISLETYTKIMSTSVSYFTILKQRTVDAAVS from the exons ATGAGGTTAAAGTATCGCAGAGATATCTCGATTAGCGTGGCAGTGTTCTTTTTGAAGCTCGTCGGTTTTTGGTACTCAGCGTGTCCCGCTGAAAAATGGCTGCGAAACGCCACGACGGTCTATTCGGCGATAGCGCTTGTTTTCTGTATGTGGGCTCAGATAAGGGATATTTATTTTTCTTGGGGCAATTTTAGC GACTGCGCTTACATCGCGTGTATGATTTTGGTAGTGGTGATAGATTTAATCAAACTGTTCGTACTAGTCGTGCATAAGAAGACATTTCTTCGTTTGATCGTGTACATGCAGAAGCACTTCTGGCACTTCGATTACGACGACTATGAGACTCTGATCGTAGCTGACATTAAACACATGTGCGTCTACTTTGTCTGTGTCTTTTCGTTTTTCTGTCAATCCACGGATTTTTTGTACACCGTAAGGCCAATCATAT CAAATATGGGGAAAAATGAAACAGAGAGAACGCTCATATTTAATATGTGGCTGGACCTGCCTTTATCAACGTCACCATACTTTGAAATTACATATGTAATACAG GCTTTGGCCCTGTATCACTTGAGCGTCTGTTACATTTGCTTTGACAACATATTATGCATCATGTGCCTGCACGTGGCTGGCCAATTTCGTATACTCCAATACAGATTTTTCAACACGCCAAGCGGACAAAACGAAGGGAAATTCGACGAAGATCCAGTCATTGACTCTTCGAACTGTTACGCGACACTTAAAGATTGCATTCGACAGCACCAAGCACTCATTCAATTTTGCGTTACGTTGGATGAAATCTTTAAAGTATTTATATTTGGGCAAGTGTTAATGTTCAGCACACTAATTTCGTTTCTTGGATATCAGGTGTTTCTG GCGGATTTGAATCCAGAATGGCGCAGTTTCTTTATAAGCTTTCTAATGGCGAACATAAGTCAGCTGTGGATTTTCACGTACAGCTGCGATTATCTGACACGCGAAAGCCTGAACGTCGCCCCAGCCGTGTTTCATGGGCCCTGGATACATTTACCAATGGATAAGTTTGGGAAAATGATGAGGAAGGATCTGCAGCTTGTCCTAATCAGATCGAGGAGAGCCTGCTGTCTGAGCGCCTGCGGGTTCTTTCCTATATCACTTGAGACTTATACCAAG ATTATGAGTACATCAGTGTCGTATTTCACCATATTAAAGCAAAGAACCGTGGACGCGGCAGTTTCATAA